One genomic segment of Streptomyces sp. NBC_00239 includes these proteins:
- a CDS encoding ABC transporter permease produces MYNPTVARLTYRALLGRRRALILFALPALLVLIAIAVRALTGVDDRVAAGLLGGFALATMVPLIGVIAGTGAIGPEIDDGSIVYLLAKPVKRPTIIMTKLIVAIAVTMVFSAVPTLIAGYILNGNGQQIAVAYTIAALVASIAYSALFLLLGTVSRHAVVFGLVYALVWESLFGSLVPGAKTLSVQQWALALAEKVSGEGSIDSAVGLPTAAILLAVVTVAATVFAGQKLRRLTLAGEE; encoded by the coding sequence ATGTACAACCCCACGGTTGCCCGGCTCACCTACCGGGCCCTGCTCGGCCGGCGCCGCGCGCTCATCCTCTTCGCACTCCCGGCGCTGCTGGTGCTCATCGCCATCGCCGTCCGCGCCCTCACCGGCGTCGACGACCGGGTGGCGGCCGGACTCCTCGGCGGCTTCGCGCTCGCCACGATGGTGCCGCTCATCGGCGTCATCGCCGGCACCGGCGCGATCGGCCCCGAGATCGACGACGGCTCGATCGTCTACCTGCTCGCCAAGCCGGTGAAGCGCCCCACGATCATCATGACCAAGCTGATCGTCGCGATCGCCGTCACCATGGTCTTCTCCGCGGTGCCCACCCTGATCGCGGGCTACATCCTCAACGGCAACGGACAGCAGATCGCCGTCGCCTACACGATCGCGGCCCTCGTCGCATCGATCGCCTACAGCGCGCTGTTCCTGCTGCTGGGCACCGTCAGCCGCCACGCGGTGGTCTTCGGCCTGGTCTACGCCCTGGTGTGGGAGTCCCTGTTCGGCAGCCTGGTGCCCGGCGCCAAGACGCTGAGCGTCCAGCAGTGGGCTCTGGCCCTCGCCGAGAAGGTCAGCGGGGAAGGCTCCATCGACTCCGCCGTCGGCCTCCCCACCGCGGCGATCCTGCTCGCCGTGGTCACCGTCGCGGCCACCGTGTTCGCCGGCCAGAAGCTGCGCCGCCTGACCCTGGCGGGCGAGGAGTAG